The following nucleotide sequence is from Vidua chalybeata isolate OUT-0048 chromosome 18, bVidCha1 merged haplotype, whole genome shotgun sequence.
tccaaACTCCTTCGGCCAATGCTGCCTTTCCAAAACTTCCTGGTTctgttctttgggttttttttaacctttgcAGGAACCAGGTGTGTTTTCACAGCCTGATCTCCAGTGGGCTTTCACTTCACTGCAAGAATTTCcatcaaaaatataaaacatttttcctcaaacaatgagaaaattaattaattaattaattcagtcCTCATTAGGGGCCTTCCAGGATCTCCTCCTTCAGCTCTTCgtgggcagctgctgggactGGGTGGAAAGGTTTCCTTTTAGGGACAAGTTGCTCCATGCAaagctgctgccttggatgGATTTTCCATGTCCGTGGAGCTGGGGCCGGTGTCACCTCTCTGacagcatccctggaagtcGATATTGTGCCATATAAACCTGTTGGAACCTCATTTCCCGCTGGGATGTGCTTTTGTCCCGTAGCTGGAAAGGGAGAGGCTCCGTGGGGAGCGACGCCTGGAAAAGGAACAGCCGGACCAAAGGCAGCGGCCAAGCCCGGGGAGCGGGGCCTGCGCCCCGTACCCTGCCCTTTTCCTGGCAttcccagcatccctggcatTCCCTGACATCCCTGTGCCCTCTCGCCAGGCGCCTGATGACCCGGCTGGAGGACATGCGCCGCAGCGTGCTGGGGGACGGCGTCAACCGCTGCATCCTCTGcggggagcagctggggacaaGGGGCTCCGCCTGTGTCGTCTGCGAGGACTGCAAGAAGGTGAGACCCCTCCCCCGAGCCCCAGAAccgccccccagccccgggggcacCGCGGATTTTGGGTGCCCGTTCCCATAGCCCGGCACCCGCGGAGTCGCGGGTGGCCGTGCAGGCAAATCTCTCGTTGCTGGCGTTGGGGACATCTTGGTGGCACCGGTGTCACGCAGATCTTTGTTTTGCCCGCAGAACGTGTGCACCAAGTGCGGGGTGCAGACCACCAACAACCGGCCCCAGGCCATCTGGCTCTGCAAGATCTGCAGCGAGCAGCGGGAGGTGCGTGTGgcccctgtccccgctgtccccgctgtccccgctgtccccaccccaCACCTCCCAGACGGGACCGACTCAACCTCGCAGGGGCCTCCAGCGCCACCCAGCCTTGCCCAGCGGCTGTTCGAGCGTGGTTCTTACAGGAcggttttgttttttacaccAAATGACGTTTTGTTTCATGAAAACAGAGGTTTGGGGGGTCCAAggggctggctgtgggcagagattggctgctgcagcatgaGCCGGGGAGTTAATTGGTTCATTAATTAGCggcctgggctgcagggtgTGGATGTGGGGTCGCGCCGCGGTGGCACGGGCGGGATGAAGCTCTGAGAGGCCCGACCCTGCTCCCGCAGGTGTGGAAACGCTCCGGCGCCTGGTTCTTCAAGGGCTTGCCCAAGCAGATGCTGCCGCAGCCGATGCCCGTCAGCAAgaagggaccccaaaccccgaGCGAGCCCCGCCCGGCCGAGCCACCCGCCCCGGACCCCAAACTCCCCTCCCGGGCACCCACCCGAGGTAGGTGACAGCGGGTGCTgcccccccagcactgccagcgAGGCTCTGGGGCTCCTTCCCATCCTCGGCAAGGGAAAACTCTGGGGGAAAAACATCCAGAGCAGTCGtgtggctgctgcctgtgccctaAAGGGGGTAGCGGTGGAGCCTGGAGATCTTTTATCCAGGAGTTCCAGGTGGGGATggatggggctgcaggacaTGCTGGAACGGAGCAGCCCCTGGTGGGGATCAGGGCCTGGGTAGGGATGTGGTGATGGGAAAGCCTTGAAAAAATAGGGATAAAATAGGGATAAAATGGGGAAATCCGGGGAAACAGTGGCAGCGCGTCCCGGGATGGTGCTGGGGGTGCGTGTGCCGCAGCTTCACCCCCTCTCGCTCTGTTTGTGCCCCCAAGGCCAGGCGGATGCCGAGGACACCGAGGGTAAGCACCGGCCTTTGTCCCCTGCCTGTGCCGAGCCCCGTCCCTGCGTCCTTCTCTTCCCAAGCTGTTTTCCCGCCCGGTTTTCCCCGGGATGCTGCAGCAGGATTTCTCCttgctgctgccgccgcccaCCCTGCGGGGGGCCCGGGTTATTCCAGGGCTTCCCCACCTCCCGCACACGCCGGGGCTGAGCCGCTGCCGTTCCGGAGCCGCCTCCGTGGGTGGTGGGATCTGCTGGGAGGGGcaggtggcttttttttttttttttttctggttatttaACGGCAGTCCTTGGAAAACCTCCCGGGGAAAGTTTAGGAGGTTTGTGGCAGCTTGTGCCTGTCTGtgggggatggagcagcccagccTTGCGCTGTGCAcgggaggcagagcagggcgAGGATGTGGAAGTGGCTTGTTCCTTGCACCCTCCAGCACTTCCAGTGGTGGAATCATCCAGTTTGGAAAAGCCCTCAAAGCCCATCGAGTTCAGCCgttcctccagcactgccaaggccaccactgacccctgtccccaagggccacatccaCACTGCTGTTAAATCCtcccacagggatggggactcctGGGCAGCTGTGTCAGGGTTGGACAAtccttccagtgaagaaattttccctaatacccaacctaaacctccccagGCATAACTTGAGGCCCTTTCCTCTTATCCTGTTGCTtcttacctgggagaagagcccgACCCCCACGTGGCTCCTGCCAGGGAGACGTGGAGAGTGAGGAGGTCTCCCTGGGAAGTTCATTTTGAGTAACAGCCCCCATTTTCACACTTCCACATGGGATGCCAAGGGGATGAGGATCTCTGATCCCCCCTCCAACACCGTCTGCTTCTCATTTGGGTGATCATTAAGTTGGGAGCAGTGCAGTGGCTGCAAACCCCCCTCTTCCTTGGCTCCGTGAAAGAAGCAAAGAGGAGCTGAGGGGACAGTTCCTGCCTGGAATGGTCCCCTCTAGCCCAGGTTTTGATGTCCCCAGTTGATGATCTCCCTCTTCCCGTGCAGCAGCAGTTGGGGAAAGCACTTCATCAAGGCGATTTAATCACGCCCCCAGCCGGTGCCGTTAAACCTCCCAGCCCCACGGGCAGCTTTTATTAATCCGACGGCTCCTGGAGTCGGGAAGGCTTTGCCAGCTCCGCACGTCCCTCCCGGTGCTCAGCATGCTCCTGCCGTGCCCATGATTTTCCTACAGCTCCcttggaaaattatttattgcacGGCTCTCTCTGCACCACggggctcctgctcctggatgCTCATTtccccccacctccctgctcttcAGCATTCCCGgtgtttttccctctctccctcctcctttctccccccACAATCTGTTGCGTTCCGCTTTGTCCTCGCGCCCGGTGACCCTGAGAGCCCAGCCAAGGAGAAACAGCCCATTTATGTCACGGCAAAGATTTATCCCTGGcgtctccagcagcagccaggtgagCGCCGAGACCTTTTCCGTCACGTCCGTGGGGTCGCAATTCATCACCCCGGAGCGCCGGGCTGGGATTTATCTGCTGGGACGCTGGGTGATGGAagggagaggcagaggcagctgccacGGCTGTCTCCTTAATAAATGGGAGATGATCAGAAGGAAAATAGGATCCCCACCCCGCCCCAATCCGAGGAATGTGGAGCTGTGGTCCCATCAGGGTGCTGAGGACCCGGTGATGGATACCTCGGGCCTTGTTTTCCCGTGGGACTCTCGTGTCCTTGGGGATTTCCTGAGCACTGTGTGCAGGTTTGATGGTGCAGAGCCCTCCCGCCGCAGTGCCCGCAGCTcgggaggtgctgctggcagcggccgTACCCATTGtccccctgctgctggcacccagGCCGGGCAGCGCCCAGGGACGGCAGCTCgcttttccagcctcactgctcctttctccctctccctgcaggcacCGACGCCACAGCGGCCGCCCGGGGAAGCCGCAAAGCGGCCGAGGGCCGGCCGGGTCCGTGCGGCAGCGAGGACACCGGTGGGGACAGCGACAGCCGGGACTACGCTGCGGAGAGCGGGGTCAGCAGGAGCCCCGGTGAGAGcggtgctgctcctgcatccccGCAAGTtcacatggggggggggggggggacacaaaGCCGGGAGCCGTCTGCGGGTGGTCTCTGCTGATCGTCCCCTGTCCTTGCAGGCGTGAAGAGAACCAACTCCGTGCAAGGCCAGCGGCCACCCCCGCCAGCCACGGCCGGTCCCGCTGCCGCATCCGCCGCTGGATCTGCGCCGGCAGCGGCACCCGCAGGTAGGACGCGATGGGAGCGCGGCCGAGGCGTGCGGTCCCTGGGGACGCCCCACGGGCAGGGGCGCGGTGGGAGAGGGCACCGGGGGACGCCCGGTGATGCCACCTCTGTCCCCAGCGCCGGCGGCCGCAGCGGCAAGGCccggtcccgggggtcccgcccGCTTCCCGGAGAGACAAGGTAACCCCGGGCTGGCTgcggggggggctggggggcagagcGGGCCGGGGGCTAACGGGGTCCCTCCCGCAGCGAGCCCCCCGGAGCCGGCCCGCGGCGCCGCCAGGGAGGAGCGGGGAGGGGGCTTTGGCGGCAGGGAGGACAGGCCAGCCTGGCAGCCCCCTGCTGCCACGCAGCCCCCGCCCGCAGCCGCGGCCCCGCAGCGGCAGCAGCCCcgcgaggaagaggaggaggacgCCAACAGCTACGACTCGGATGAAGGCAGTACGTACCCAGGGAGGGAGTTGCTTTGGGAAATGCGGGATTTGGAGGAGGTTGCTGGGTGGGCGTGACTCGCACTGGAAGGCGGTGGGTGTCCAGCAGGGAAGGTCCTTGGGGAACGATGCTTCCCTGCGGGGTTTGGAGCTggggtggggatttggggggaggATCTGTGGTAGAACATCCTGGGTGGGAAGAGCTGCTCGGGGTCGGGAGCAGGTGCTTGGATTGGAGCAGCTGATGCCCTCTGTGCCTGCTCTTCATCACTGGGATGAAGGAGCACGAGCCTGAGCTGGTTTGCAGAAAGCCGAGACAGGAGCCgggtgctgagccccagccttgggaggagctgctgtccGAGCTGGAGCATCTCCTCAGGGTGGTCCGGGGTGGAATTGCTGTGGGAAGGTTCTCCTTTGCCTGGGGAGTATTGGagccagccccagagctgctctccctgggcagtcccTGCCCTGCAAAGCTGTGCAGAGCTCCCGAACCCGCCTGGATTTGTGGCGGTTTGGCCGCTGCCAGCACAGTGTCACTGCATTAAACAGCTTTTACATTTGACCCGCAAATCTTTCTAATTATTACTAATCGGGGATGATTAAATGCAGTTATTGGCTGGGGTTTTAACGAGGttgtttcctcctcctccctcgcTGTCAGCCACGCTGGGAGCTCTGGAGTTCAGCCTGCTCTACGACCAGGACAACAGCTCCCTGCACTGCACCCTCATCAAGGCCAAGGCAAGAGCTCctctttcccccccttttccctgaTTTAAATCCATCTGGATCCCAGTTTTTGGTACAATGGAAGCCatgtggctgctggcagaggctgctccctTGGGAggctccaggcacagctgctcctggctggggagGGTTGGGGGGCTTTTCCTTGTGTGGATCCAAGAGATCCGTGGGAGTGGTGATGGCCTGGAACAGTCCTCCCAGAGAAACTCTGGCTGccccgtccctggaagtgtccaaggccaggttggacagggtttggattagcctgggatggtggaagttgtccctgctcGTGGCAGGGGATGAAACTTGATGATatttgaggtctcttccaacccacaccatcctgtgattctacaattctgatttttccagggatgggtcagATGTTTCAGCACATCCTGGCACCCACAGCCGCTCGGGGCACAGGCTCTTGGGTCACTgaacacattttctctttgagCTTTTCGTGGgcagatttttctcttccttggcTTTGCTGAAGGAGGATTCACGTCCTGTGTTtcctttatccttttttttaGGGCTTAAAACCAATGGATTCCAATGGCCTGGCTGATCCCTATGTGAAGCTGCACCTCCTGCCCGGAGCCAGCAAGGTGAGGCTTTGCCAGGTTtggtgctggggatggagcagaggTTTCTCAAATCCCCCTCAGGTCCCTCCCTCAGATCAGATTTTCTCTGTTGGTTTTGTCTGCTCgctgctgtttttccctggGGG
It contains:
- the RPH3A gene encoding rabphilin-3A isoform X3; its protein translation is MTDAVLGGSSDRWMCPSDRTMSLRASSEKEQLPAGWAAQPERQRKGEELTDEEKEIINRVIARAEKMEEMEQERIGRLMTRLEDMRRSVLGDGVNRCILCGEQLGTRGSACVVCEDCKKNVCTKCGVQTTNNRPQAIWLCKICSEQREVWKRSGAWFFKGLPKQMLPQPMPVSKKGPQTPSEPRPAEPPAPDPKLPSRAPTRGTDATAAARGSRKAAEGRPGPCGSEDTGGDSDSRDYAAESGVSRSPGVKRTNSVQGQRPPPPATAGPAAASAAGSAPAAAPAAPAAAAARPGPGGPARFPERQASPPEPARGAAREERGGGFGGREDRPAWQPPAATQPPPAAAAPQRQQPREEEEEDANSYDSDEGTTLGALEFSLLYDQDNSSLHCTLIKAKGLKPMDSNGLADPYVKLHLLPGASKSNKLRTKTLRNTRNPVWNETLVYHGITDEDMQRKTLRISVCDEDKFGHNEFIGETRVALKKLKANQKKNFNICLERVIPTKRAGTTGASRGMALYEEEVDRGGDVEERGKILVSLMYSTQQGGLIVGIVRCVHLAAMDANGYSDPFVKLWLKPDMGKKAKHKTQIKKKTLNPEFNEEFFYDIKHSDLAKKSLDISVWDYDIGKSNDYIGGCQLGITAKGERLKHWYECLKNKDKKIERWHTLQNENHVASD
- the RPH3A gene encoding rabphilin-3A isoform X2 → MTDAVLGGSSDRWMCPSDRTMSLRASEKEQLPAGWAAQPERQRKGEELTDEEKEIINRVIARAEKMEEMEQERIGRLMTRLEDMRRSVLGDGVNRCILCGEQLGTRGSACVVCEDCKKNVCTKCGVQTTNNRPQAIWLCKICSEQREVWKRSGAWFFKGLPKQMLPQPMPVSKKGPQTPSEPRPAEPPAPDPKLPSRAPTRGQADAEDTEGTDATAAARGSRKAAEGRPGPCGSEDTGGDSDSRDYAAESGVSRSPGVKRTNSVQGQRPPPPATAGPAAASAAGSAPAAAPAAPAAAAARPGPGGPARFPERQASPPEPARGAAREERGGGFGGREDRPAWQPPAATQPPPAAAAPQRQQPREEEEEDANSYDSDEGTTLGALEFSLLYDQDNSSLHCTLIKAKGLKPMDSNGLADPYVKLHLLPGASKSNKLRTKTLRNTRNPVWNETLVYHGITDEDMQRKTLRISVCDEDKFGHNEFIGETRVALKKLKANQKKNFNICLERVIPTKRAGTTGASRGMALYEEEVDRGGDVEERGKILVSLMYSTQQGGLIVGIVRCVHLAAMDANGYSDPFVKLWLKPDMGKKAKHKTQIKKKTLNPEFNEEFFYDIKHSDLAKKSLDISVWDYDIGKSNDYIGGCQLGITAKGERLKHWYECLKNKDKKIERWHTLQNENHVASD
- the RPH3A gene encoding rabphilin-3A isoform X1 produces the protein MTDAVLGGSSDRWMCPSDRTMSLRASSEKEQLPAGWAAQPERQRKGEELTDEEKEIINRVIARAEKMEEMEQERIGRLMTRLEDMRRSVLGDGVNRCILCGEQLGTRGSACVVCEDCKKNVCTKCGVQTTNNRPQAIWLCKICSEQREVWKRSGAWFFKGLPKQMLPQPMPVSKKGPQTPSEPRPAEPPAPDPKLPSRAPTRGQADAEDTEGTDATAAARGSRKAAEGRPGPCGSEDTGGDSDSRDYAAESGVSRSPGVKRTNSVQGQRPPPPATAGPAAASAAGSAPAAAPAAPAAAAARPGPGGPARFPERQASPPEPARGAAREERGGGFGGREDRPAWQPPAATQPPPAAAAPQRQQPREEEEEDANSYDSDEGTTLGALEFSLLYDQDNSSLHCTLIKAKGLKPMDSNGLADPYVKLHLLPGASKSNKLRTKTLRNTRNPVWNETLVYHGITDEDMQRKTLRISVCDEDKFGHNEFIGETRVALKKLKANQKKNFNICLERVIPTKRAGTTGASRGMALYEEEVDRGGDVEERGKILVSLMYSTQQGGLIVGIVRCVHLAAMDANGYSDPFVKLWLKPDMGKKAKHKTQIKKKTLNPEFNEEFFYDIKHSDLAKKSLDISVWDYDIGKSNDYIGGCQLGITAKGERLKHWYECLKNKDKKIERWHTLQNENHVASD